CCCGTCACTCAGTGGCGATTCTGTGGAATGCGCAAGGTAATCGGTCGGCAGCATCGCGGTGAGGAAGCGACGGTCTGCGAGATCGTCGAAACCCGGCACCAGCTCGTTCCCGAACGGTCGGCCATAGCGCTCGGCGAGCTCACGTGTCGTGTACGTCTGGGTCAGCCACCCGTGCCCGGAGAGCCAGTCTCCGGGATGGGTGCGTTCGTCACGATGTGCCAGCGCCGAATAGTCGGCGCCGCGAAGCGCGTCCGGCAGGACGGCGTCCACGGCCTCGCCCCATGTCCGCCCGGACGGGGCCAGCGGATCGTTGTCCGTCGCGATGATGCTGCCCGGAGCCGACATCTCGATGATCCGCTCGAACATCGTGTCGTGGCTGCCACCGGGAAGGTTGCAGACGACGCACTCGGCGAGCCACGCGGTGGGGATGTCTGGGTCGAATCCGGCCAGCGTCAGCTCCGCTTGCCACTGCTCGCCCAGACCACACAGGACCATCCGCTGTGTGGTACGAGGCTCAGCTCCTGCGTTGTCGAGCGCCTTCATCTTGACGGTGAGGACCTCGGCATAGTCGACCTCATAGACGACTGTGCCCGCGGGCCAGGAGAGCCGGTAGGCGCGGGTATCGAGGCCCCCGGCCAGCAGCACAACCTGGCGGATCCCGTTGGTGACGGACGCGAGCAGGGATTCGTCGTAGTACCGGCACATCGCCGCCACGTAGTTGACGAGCAGATGGGTGCTCAGCTCATTCGCCGTCGACGGGTTCTCATGAAGGCCGACGTCCAGGAGCGCTTGGGTGTGGGGATCAGCGACGGCATCGAGGATGGTCCGGGCGTGCGCGTCGAACAGCAACGGCTGTGCGCGGCGTACCTCGAGCGCCTTCATCGCGGCGATCGTCAGCCCGATCTGCATACTCTGGCGGACGAATCCGCTGCTATGCCCATCTCCTGGCATAAAGTCCAGCTTTCAATCCCCCAACCGTCAAACGACAAGCCTTTGCCAAATGACCTGTTCGTACAGACGGCACCCTTGTGATCGATTGCATGGGAAACTTTAGTCGAAACGGGACCGAAGGTCCCACCCCAGCGTCGGTCCGCGTGCCTTGCGCGCAGGGCCTAGCGGGTGGCGGTGATGAAGTAAGCGTCCGACCACAGCGAGGTGATTTCGCTGTGCTCCTCGGGGGCGGGCCGTCCATAGGCGGCAGCCTGTTCCAGGCGGTTGGTGACGTCGACGTGCCAACCATGTTCGCCGAGCCACTCGATCGGGTCTTTGCGCTCATCGTCATAGATCAGATCGCCGATGCTGACGTTCTGGAGAAAGTCCGGCTTGAGTTTGTTCACGGCGTCCTGCCATTGGCCGGCGGTGGCCACGCGGCGGCGCCATTCGGTGGCCAGGAAGCTGCCGGGGGCGGAATGGGCGGTGATCTTCTCGAACAACGCGTCTTGGGCGGCACCCGGCAGGTACGCCAGCAAGCCCTCGGCGAGCCAGGCCGTGGGCTTGCCCGCGTCGAAGCCCTCGGCCTCCAGCGCGGCGATCCAGTCATCGCGTAGGTCGGCGGCGACTTCGCGCCGTTCGGCCCGCGCGACCGCGTTCTCTTCGGCAAGGACGTGGTCCTTGAATTCGAGGACCTTCGGCTGGTCCAGTTCGTAGACGACGGTGCCGTGCGGCCAGGGCAACCGGTAGACCCGCGCATCCAGTCCGGCGGCCAGGATTACTACCTGTCGAACACCGGAAGCTGTTGCAGTGGTGAAGAATTCATCGAAGTATTTGGTGCGGACGGCCAGGTGATTGACCAGGTAGGTGGTGGCCACGTCCCATTCGGACTCGGGACGCGGCGCGGCCAGGGCCTCGGTGAGATGAGGCTCCCCCGAAGCCTCCACGAAGGCGCGGGCGTGCTCGTCGCGAATGAGTGGCTCAGATCGGGTGGTCTCCAGGGCGCGGAACGACGACACCATGAGGGCCGTGAAACCGACGCTGCTGACAATGTCCCACTGATCGCCCTCAGTCCGTGTCATGTGCCCGCCTCTTACCTCGGAGTAATTACCTAAGGCAACGATACGCGCGTTGCGGCGTTCACGCCCGATACTGGGCGGCGCGCAGTGCCTCGTGCACGTCACGGGGGTCGGTACCCAGGTCCCAACGGTTCAGGACGATCAGGTCATCTCCGGATTCGATCTCCAGCAGCCGGGTGCGTCGGCCCAGTCGGCGGAACTCGCTGATCTTCACCGAGTCCACCGCGGCGCGGGGTAGCAGCGTGAGGCGGGTCAGGCCTTGCAGCTCAAGACCCTCGTCGGCGATGCGCAGTTTCGGACGGCACCGCCAGGACACGGCGGCGAACCCCAGCAGACCGAGCGCGGCCACCGAGGCCAACAGACGCCCCGGCGCATCGGCGACCAGGAAAACGGCGATACCGAACGCGACACCCACAAGGGCGGCGGCAGCGATACCGGCTGGTTTCGGGCCCCATTCGGCTGGGGATGCGGTCGGTTTATCCACAGGCGTTATCCACAGTGGGGATAAATCACATCGTTGTGATTGGGTGTCTCTTGGGTGGA
This genomic window from Mycobacteroides chelonae contains:
- a CDS encoding class I SAM-dependent methyltransferase, with translation MTRTEGDQWDIVSSVGFTALMVSSFRALETTRSEPLIRDEHARAFVEASGEPHLTEALAAPRPESEWDVATTYLVNHLAVRTKYFDEFFTTATASGVRQVVILAAGLDARVYRLPWPHGTVVYELDQPKVLEFKDHVLAEENAVARAERREVAADLRDDWIAALEAEGFDAGKPTAWLAEGLLAYLPGAAQDALFEKITAHSAPGSFLATEWRRRVATAGQWQDAVNKLKPDFLQNVSIGDLIYDDERKDPIEWLGEHGWHVDVTNRLEQAAAYGRPAPEEHSEITSLWSDAYFITATR
- a CDS encoding PH domain-containing protein, which encodes MDKPTASPAEWGPKPAGIAAAALVGVAFGIAVFLVADAPGRLLASVAALGLLGFAAVSWRCRPKLRIADEGLELQGLTRLTLLPRAAVDSVKISEFRRLGRRTRLLEIESGDDLIVLNRWDLGTDPRDVHEALRAAQYRA
- a CDS encoding SAM-dependent methyltransferase; amino-acid sequence: MPGDGHSSGFVRQSMQIGLTIAAMKALEVRRAQPLLFDAHARTILDAVADPHTQALLDVGLHENPSTANELSTHLLVNYVAAMCRYYDESLLASVTNGIRQVVLLAGGLDTRAYRLSWPAGTVVYEVDYAEVLTVKMKALDNAGAEPRTTQRMVLCGLGEQWQAELTLAGFDPDIPTAWLAECVVCNLPGGSHDTMFERIIEMSAPGSIIATDNDPLAPSGRTWGEAVDAVLPDALRGADYSALAHRDERTHPGDWLSGHGWLTQTYTTRELAERYGRPFGNELVPGFDDLADRRFLTAMLPTDYLAHSTESPLSDGPADQ